A single genomic interval of Lathyrus oleraceus cultivar Zhongwan6 chromosome 7, CAAS_Psat_ZW6_1.0, whole genome shotgun sequence harbors:
- the LOC127103568 gene encoding secreted RxLR effector protein 161-like: MDGINIIGTPEELPKAMNCLKKEFEMKDLGKTKLCLGLQIEHLDKEIFVHQEGYIEKVLKHLYMDKCHPLSTPMVVRSLDVEKVPFRPRENDEELLGPKVPYLSAIGALIYLANYTRPDISFVVNLLVRYNFSPTLRYLNGVKHILCYLRGTIDISLFLTKVSRYELTDYADASYLSDPHNGKSQIGYLFRCGNTVISWR; the protein is encoded by the coding sequence ATGGATGGCATAAATATTATTGGAACTCCTGAAGAGCTTCCAAAAGCTATGAATTGTTTAAAGAAAGAGTTTGAGATGAAGGACCTAGGAAAGACAAAATTATGTCTAGGTTTGCAAATTGAACATTTGGACAAAGAAATATTTGTACATCAAGAAGGCTATATAGAAAAGGTGTTAAAACACTTATATATGGACAAATGTCACCCATTGTCTACTCCAATGGTTGTTAGGTCATTAGATGTGGAGAAGGTTCCTTTCAGACCTCgagaaaatgatgaagaattgcTTGGTCCTAAAGTACCATATCTCAGTGCAATTGGAGCACTAATATACCTTGCTAATTATACACGTCCTGATATATCATTTGTTGTCAATCTATTAGTAAGATACAATTTTTCACCTACACTGAGATATTTGAATGGAGTCAAACATATACTTTGTTACCTTAGAGGTACAATAGACATAAGTTTGTTTTTGACCAAAGTATCTAGATACGAATTAACAGATTATGCAGATGCAAGTTACTTGTCAGATCCTCATAATGGTAAATCACAAATAGGTTATTTGTTTAGATGTGGGAATACCGTTATTTCATGGAGATAG
- the LOC127103569 gene encoding zinc finger BED domain-containing protein RICESLEEPER 2-like codes for MSYSTSLESLGDSQSPPKDGEKCLNVLNPIIDLNANTNEEPLTNESTPANEVVNEENVESSDIVIQKSKRKKTSLWINQSFDEAFKTNMSCLQEASSTKKKLNFQPAKSKIDEKLSGPLLMNSGGKYDHERQREATAHWIMMHEHAFSIVDEEGFHFMMKCSNISYEKISRKILKNDCIAVYEAERKKLKSTLRTVNKICLTTDLRKSQNQKIEYMVLTGHFIDADWVLQKHILSFVHVPPPRRGVDIADAIFKCLKDWGIENKIFNVSVDNAHYNDRCLKELKVLILRHRKLVLDGKLFHVRCCAHIQNLLVQDGIGKIAKIVEDVRESVKFINQSEARLQTFSQIVQQLKLGGKKLILDCPTRWNSTYQMLSVAMHFKEVFPRSEYPTANLYLAEVFRIKLVLDQAIQDEFDFMKEMAKAMKGKFDKYWSQCNLVMSLASVLDPRIKMMGVNMCFPLIYPEVEARKNIENMHIALDDMYKEYADILSEHSEEGSSRSGVDQNGLILESQKSSGWSLLMNYVEEQQAIPAVKSEIEEYLNESTYKPKDNGHMSFCALEWWKLNCGKYRVLSHMAADVLAIPISIVASESTFSAGGRVIDSFRASLSSSTVEALVCGGDWLRILHGIRNKPKVEQVQTEITLLP; via the exons ATGTCATACAGTACCTCACTTGAATCATTGGGAGATTCACAATCACCACCAAAAGATGGAGAAAAGTGTTTAAATGTATTGAATCCTATCATTGATTTAAATGCAAATACTAATGAAGAACCACTAACAAATGAATCAACACCGGCAAATGAAGTTgtgaatgaagaaaatgttgagagcagtGATATTGTTATTCAAAAGTCCAAGAGGAAGAAAACTTCTCTA TGGATCAACCAGTCATTTGATGAGGCATTTAAAACAAACATGTCATGTTTACAAGAAGCTAGTAgcacaaaaaaaaaattaaactttCAGCCAGCAAAAAGCAAGATTGATGAGAAGCTTTCTGGACCACTACTAATGAATTCAGGAGGTAAATATGACCATGAAAGACAACGAGAAGCCACCGCACATTGGATTATGATGCATGAACATGCATTTAGTATTGTTGATGAAGAAGGTTTTCATTTTATGATGAAGTGTTCTAATATTTCATATGAGAAAATTAGTCGGAAGATATTGAAGAATGATTGTATTGCTGTTTATGAAGCTGAAAGAAAAAAGTTGAAGTCTACTTTAAGGACAGTAAATAAGATTTGTTTGACCACTGATTTACGGAAGTCACAAAATCAGAAGATAGAATACATGGTGTTAACTGGCCATTTCATTGATGCTGACTGGGTTTTGCAGAAACACATTCTTAGTTTTGTTCATGTTCCTCCTCCTCGGCGTGGtgttgatattgctgatgctATCTTCAAGTGTCTTAAAGATTGGGgtattgaaaataaaatatttaatgTGTCAGTGGATAATGCACATTACAACGATAGATGTTTGAAAGAGTTAAAAGTTTTGATTTTAAGGCACCGGAAATTAGTGTTAGATGGAAAGTTATTTCATGTGCGTTGTTGTGCGCATATACAAAATTTGCTTGTTCAAGATGGTATTGGGAAAATAGCAAAAATAGTTGAAGACGTGCGTGAAAGTGTGAAGTTCATCAATCAGTCTGAAGCAAGGTTGCAAACATTCTCACAAATAGTTCAACAACTAAAGCTTGGTGGTAAAAAATTAATTCTTGATTGCCCTACTCGTTGGAACTCCACCTATCAAATGTTGTCAGTTGCAATGCATTTCAAAGAAGTATTCCCTC GTAGTGAATATCCAACTGCTAACTTATATCTTGCTGAGGTATTTCGAATCAAACTAGTTTTAGATCAAGCTATCCAAGATGAATTTGATTTTATGAAAGAAATGGCAAAAGCGATGAAGGGAAAATTTGATAAATATTGGAGCCAATGTAATCTTGTTATGTCGCTTGCTTCTGTTTTGGACCCTAGGATCAAAATGATGGGTGTTAACATGTGTTTTCCCTTAATTTATCCGGAAGTTGAAGCTAGAAAAAATATAGAAAATATGCATATCGCGCTTGATGATATGTACAAAGAGTATGCTGATATACTTAGTGAGCATAGTGAAGAAGGATCTAGTAGAAGTGGTGTTGATCAAAATGGGCTTATTTTGGAGTCACAAAAATCCTCAGGGTGGTCATTGTTAATGAATTATGTCGAAGAACAACAAGCAATTCCTGCTGTAAAATCTGAAATTGAAGAGTATTTGAATGAGTCAACTTACAAACCTAAAGATAACGGCCATATGTCATTTTGTGCCTTGGAATGGTGGAAATTGAATTGTGGAAAATATAGAGTGTTGTCTCATATGGCAGCAGATGTTCTTGCCATTCCAATATCTATTGTGGCTTCGGAGTCAACCTTTAGCGCTGGAGGGAGAGTTATCGATTCATTTCGAGCTTCTTTAAGTTCATCTACTGTCGAAGCTTTAGTTTGTGGTGGTGATTGGCTTCGAATATTGCATGGAATTAGGAACAAACCTAAG GTGGAGCAAGTGCAAACAGAAATTACATTACTCCCCTGA